From Actinopolymorpha cephalotaxi, one genomic window encodes:
- a CDS encoding winged helix-turn-helix transcriptional regulator — protein sequence MQRTDFGEMACSIARTLDVIGEPWSPLVLRDVYVGFTRFEQIQADLGISRKVLTERLNHLVDHGVLERRPYDARPRYEYVLTEKGAELFDLLMVMVGWGDKWLAGKAGPPVLYRHHACGEISHVDLRCAHCGEPMHADDIDLLPGPGAAN from the coding sequence ATGCAACGGACGGACTTCGGTGAGATGGCGTGCTCGATCGCGCGCACGCTCGACGTCATCGGCGAGCCCTGGTCGCCACTGGTGCTGCGGGACGTCTACGTCGGGTTCACCAGATTCGAGCAGATCCAGGCCGACCTCGGGATCTCGCGCAAGGTCCTGACCGAACGACTGAACCACCTCGTCGACCATGGCGTACTCGAGCGCCGGCCCTACGACGCGCGACCGCGGTACGAGTACGTCCTGACCGAGAAGGGCGCCGAACTCTTCGACCTGCTGATGGTGATGGTGGGCTGGGGCGACAAGTGGCTTGCCGGAAAGGCCGGACCGCCGGTGCTCTACCGCCACCACGCGTGCGGTGAGATCAGCCACGTCGACCTGCGCTGCGCACACTGCGGCGAGCCGATGCACGCAGACGACATCGACCTGCTTCCCGGACCCGGCGCGGCGAACTGA
- a CDS encoding dihydrofolate reductase family protein codes for MSKVIVALSVSVDGYITGRDPGAGRGLGDATMLFDWYFNGDTPSQVFDGFKLSEASARVFDAAAGRVGATLAGRNTYDDSGWINGGTPHPDAPLVVLSHRPIADLPERQTLVTTGIEDAVAAAKDAAGGKDVGLMGGGVATAALAAGLVDEVILHQIPILLGGGRPFFQSLPQHVRLELVEAVPAPGVTHLHYKVLR; via the coding sequence ATGAGCAAGGTCATCGTCGCGCTGTCGGTGTCGGTCGACGGGTACATCACCGGTCGCGATCCCGGAGCCGGCCGCGGGCTCGGGGACGCAACGATGTTGTTCGACTGGTACTTCAACGGTGACACCCCGAGCCAGGTGTTCGACGGGTTCAAGCTGAGCGAGGCCAGTGCCCGCGTCTTCGACGCCGCCGCCGGACGGGTCGGCGCCACCCTCGCCGGCCGCAACACCTACGACGACTCCGGGTGGATCAACGGCGGTACGCCGCACCCGGACGCGCCGCTGGTCGTACTCAGCCATCGGCCGATAGCCGACCTGCCCGAGCGCCAGACGCTGGTCACGACCGGGATCGAGGACGCGGTCGCGGCCGCGAAGGACGCGGCCGGCGGCAAGGACGTCGGCCTCATGGGCGGCGGCGTCGCGACCGCGGCCCTGGCGGCCGGCCTGGTCGACGAGGTGATCCTGCACCAGATCCCGATCCTGCTCGGCGGTGGCCGGCCCTTCTTCCAGTCGCTCCCCCAGCACGTACGCCTCGAACTCGTCGAGGCCGTTCCGGCGCCCGGCGTCACCCACCTGCACTACAAGGTGCTCCGGTGA
- a CDS encoding NAD-dependent epimerase/dehydratase family protein, translating to MILVTGGLGMIGAHTARALVDLRQDVLVTAHHRTDVPSFLAGKVTVESLDVTDRDAFLDLGNRHDISDIVHLAGTIPGDDPVRFFRTDTTGLLNALDAARTWGVRRFAVASSLGAYVGRTEARWHEELALPTVELPHPIIAFKKAVEPLTTHSLQGSGVQPVVLRIGSTWGPLMDPESPFNPIPPYVSAVLRGEEPNPLYADDGGDS from the coding sequence GTGATCCTCGTCACCGGAGGGCTGGGCATGATCGGCGCCCACACCGCCCGCGCACTCGTCGACCTCCGTCAAGACGTCCTTGTCACCGCGCACCACCGCACCGACGTCCCGTCGTTCCTGGCCGGAAAGGTCACCGTCGAATCCCTCGACGTCACCGACCGGGACGCGTTCCTGGACCTCGGCAACCGCCACGACATCAGCGACATCGTGCACCTCGCCGGCACGATCCCCGGCGACGATCCGGTCCGCTTCTTCCGTACCGACACGACGGGTTTGCTGAACGCACTGGACGCCGCCCGCACGTGGGGCGTCCGCAGGTTCGCCGTCGCCAGCAGCCTCGGTGCGTACGTCGGCCGTACGGAAGCCCGCTGGCACGAGGAACTCGCGTTGCCCACCGTGGAGTTGCCACACCCGATCATCGCGTTCAAGAAGGCCGTCGAGCCACTCACCACGCACAGCCTGCAGGGCAGCGGCGTCCAGCCGGTCGTACTCCGGATCGGCAGCACCTGGGGACCGCTCATGGACCCCGAATCCCCGTTCAACCCCATCCCGCCGTACGTCAGCGCCGTGCTTCGCGGCGAGGAGCCGAACCCGTTGTACGCCGACGACGGCGGCGACTCCTGA
- a CDS encoding PPOX class F420-dependent oxidoreductase, translated as MLDPDVRRVLDGPSFAHLATVLPDGSPHSTPVYVGAHGEHIVFFTGPGVRKERNLRRDPRVALSITPVDNPYQPVAIRGRVVEWMDGDAAWEIIDQLAMKYTGTPYPREQERIVAVIEPERQTVGIG; from the coding sequence ATGCTCGATCCCGACGTTCGCCGCGTACTCGACGGCCCCTCGTTCGCTCACCTCGCCACCGTCCTGCCCGACGGCTCGCCGCACAGCACACCGGTCTACGTCGGCGCGCACGGTGAGCACATCGTCTTCTTCACCGGCCCCGGCGTACGCAAGGAACGCAACCTGCGCCGCGACCCTCGGGTGGCGCTGTCCATCACGCCCGTCGACAACCCGTACCAGCCGGTCGCCATCCGCGGCCGGGTCGTGGAATGGATGGACGGCGACGCGGCGTGGGAGATCATCGACCAGCTGGCGATGAAGTACACCGGCACGCCCTACCCACGAGAGCAGGAACGCATCGTCGCCGTGATCGAGCCCGAACGACAGACCGTCGGCATCGGCTGA
- a CDS encoding GOLPH3/VPS74 family protein: MSTARDLLIVVIDVMSGHPVEPGNLSLALAGAELIDLLQAQAVRLDGEQIVPTGRPAPGDRLLEGASSSLVRQAPYESVDAWLWRRGRGLAMVYVSGLQTEGELTRQPSRHRNPFRTGLLVLADSPARDEATARWESEEPVLAELAIALGIRDRRTTLPPGAVDDSVAAVLAAVEDAEHQLELERQRRAIEEAAYDNVWRDPQ; encoded by the coding sequence ATGTCCACAGCGCGGGACCTGCTGATCGTCGTCATCGACGTGATGTCCGGTCACCCTGTGGAGCCGGGCAACCTGTCGCTTGCGCTCGCGGGCGCCGAGTTGATCGACCTCCTGCAGGCGCAGGCCGTCAGGCTGGACGGCGAGCAGATCGTGCCGACCGGCCGACCGGCGCCAGGTGATCGGCTGTTGGAGGGCGCTTCCTCGTCCCTTGTCCGACAAGCGCCGTACGAGTCGGTTGACGCCTGGTTGTGGCGCAGAGGTCGCGGCCTCGCCATGGTCTACGTGTCCGGCCTGCAGACCGAAGGTGAGCTGACCCGACAACCCAGTCGTCACCGGAATCCGTTCAGGACCGGCCTCCTGGTGCTGGCCGACTCACCTGCCCGCGACGAGGCGACGGCCCGCTGGGAGTCCGAAGAACCCGTCCTCGCCGAACTCGCCATCGCCCTCGGGATCCGCGACCGGCGGACGACGCTGCCCCCAGGAGCGGTCGACGACTCCGTGGCGGCGGTGCTCGCCGCCGTGGAGGATGCCGAACACCAGTTGGAGTTGGAACGACAGCGACGAGCCATCGAGGAAGCCGCCTACGACAACGTCTGGCGAGACCCCCAGTGA
- a CDS encoding ABC transporter permease: MSTGPVGAVVDGWIVARRNLIKIKRVPDILVFVLISPIMFVLLFAFVFGGAIDPGGAVPYREFLIGGIFAQTVVFGATFTGAGLAEDMQKGIIDRFRSLPMSRSAVLTGRTTSDVAYNVMSLIIMGSTGLLIGWRIREGVLNALFAFALLLLFAYAISWVMAYVGLLVPSPEVINNASFIVIFPLTFVSNAFVPTESFASGLRVFVEWNPVSAVTQASRQLFGNVDPRGPVPDSWALQHPVVYTLLWVVLILLVFVPLSVRQFQRASRR; the protein is encoded by the coding sequence ATGAGCACCGGACCCGTCGGAGCGGTCGTGGACGGGTGGATCGTCGCCCGCCGCAACCTGATCAAGATCAAGCGCGTTCCCGACATTCTGGTGTTCGTACTGATCTCGCCGATCATGTTCGTGCTGCTGTTCGCCTTCGTCTTCGGCGGTGCCATCGATCCGGGCGGCGCGGTGCCCTACCGCGAGTTCCTGATCGGCGGCATCTTCGCCCAGACGGTCGTGTTCGGCGCCACCTTCACCGGTGCGGGCCTGGCCGAGGACATGCAGAAGGGCATCATCGACCGGTTCCGCTCGTTGCCGATGTCGCGGTCGGCGGTGCTCACCGGGCGTACGACCTCCGACGTCGCGTACAACGTGATGTCCCTGATCATCATGGGATCCACCGGTCTGCTGATCGGCTGGCGGATCCGTGAAGGGGTTCTGAACGCGCTGTTCGCCTTTGCCCTGCTGCTGTTGTTCGCGTACGCGATCAGCTGGGTGATGGCCTACGTCGGGCTGCTGGTGCCGAGCCCGGAGGTCATCAACAACGCGTCGTTCATCGTCATCTTCCCGTTGACGTTCGTGTCCAACGCGTTCGTACCCACCGAGTCCTTCGCGAGCGGCCTGCGGGTCTTCGTGGAGTGGAACCCCGTCTCCGCGGTCACCCAGGCGTCCCGGCAGTTGTTCGGCAACGTCGACCCGCGTGGCCCGGTCCCGGACTCGTGGGCACTGCAGCACCCGGTCGTCTACACGTTGTTGTGGGTCGTGCTGATCCTGCTCGTGTTCGTGCCCCTGTCGGTACGCCAGTTCCAGCGGGCAAGCCGCCGTTGA
- a CDS encoding ATP-binding cassette domain-containing protein, with amino-acid sequence MIRAAGLVKRYKNVEALAGLDLTVPEGRVLALLGPNGAGKTTAVRILATLLDADEGTAEVAGVDVRKDPDGVRSRIGLSGQYAAVDEYLTGYENLEMVGRLYGLGKAKSGRRARELLEQFDLADAGDRPSKTYSGGMRRRLDLAGALVAEPPVLILDEPTTGLDVRARQQMWDVIRSLVDAGSTLLLTTQYLEEADRLAHDILVIDHGRAIAHGSADELKAQVGGERIELMLADASDRSRACEALAAVAVGEVQIDDNGRALTVAVAGGAPALRRVLEDLESANVGILDVGLRRPTLDDVFLSLTGHAAEEEAAESASSTGSDGPDRSKQPREVAR; translated from the coding sequence ATGATTCGTGCCGCCGGCTTGGTGAAGCGGTACAAGAACGTCGAGGCGCTGGCCGGCCTCGACCTGACCGTTCCCGAGGGGCGGGTGCTGGCGTTGCTGGGGCCGAACGGCGCCGGCAAGACGACCGCCGTCCGCATCCTGGCCACGCTGCTGGACGCGGACGAGGGGACCGCCGAGGTCGCCGGAGTCGACGTACGCAAGGACCCTGACGGCGTGCGCTCGCGGATCGGACTGTCCGGACAGTACGCCGCCGTCGACGAATACCTCACCGGCTACGAGAACCTCGAGATGGTCGGCCGGCTCTACGGACTCGGCAAGGCGAAGTCCGGCCGCCGGGCGAGGGAGTTGCTGGAGCAGTTCGACCTGGCCGACGCCGGAGACCGGCCGTCGAAGACCTACTCGGGCGGGATGCGGCGGCGCCTGGACCTGGCCGGCGCGCTGGTCGCGGAGCCGCCCGTACTCATCCTCGACGAACCCACCACCGGGCTGGACGTCCGCGCCCGGCAGCAGATGTGGGACGTCATCCGCAGCCTGGTCGACGCGGGCTCGACGCTGCTCCTCACCACGCAGTACCTCGAGGAGGCCGACCGCCTCGCCCACGACATCCTCGTCATCGACCACGGCCGGGCCATCGCGCACGGCAGCGCCGACGAGCTGAAGGCACAGGTCGGCGGCGAACGGATCGAACTCATGCTCGCCGACGCCTCCGACCGGTCCCGGGCCTGCGAGGCGCTGGCCGCGGTCGCCGTCGGTGAAGTGCAGATCGACGACAACGGCCGTGCCCTCACCGTCGCGGTGGCCGGCGGCGCGCCGGCGTTGCGGCGGGTGCTCGAGGACCTCGAGTCCGCCAACGTGGGAATCCTCGACGTCGGCCTGCGCCGGCCGACCCTCGACGACGTGTTCCTGAGCCTCACCGGGCACGCGGCCGAGGAGGAGGCGGCGGAGTCCGCGAGTTCCACCGGCTCCGACGGGCCCGATCGAAGCAAGCAACCACGAGAGGTGGCGCGATGA